Proteins found in one Acidobacteriota bacterium genomic segment:
- a CDS encoding protein phosphatase 2C domain-containing protein translates to MKTPGYRHHAATHVGWVRPVNEDTLIESPENHLFGVCDGMGGHAAGEVASALAATVFRRVLAEGVVSPASALREAIRQADEAVYRDQVAHPERQGMGTTLSALLLSGPAPVEAWIGHVGDSRVYRYRNQKLDQLTIDHSPVFRLYQKGLLSKEQARRHPHKHIVEQALGLSPPVETDVLAVDVRGGDLFLLCTDGLSDQVADDEIEDVCRSGSVRAMARHLVQAANFKGGLDNVSVVLVQIG, encoded by the coding sequence ATGAAGACTCCCGGCTACCGGCACCATGCGGCGACCCACGTGGGCTGGGTGCGTCCCGTGAACGAAGACACGCTGATCGAGTCGCCGGAAAATCATCTGTTCGGAGTGTGCGACGGGATGGGTGGGCATGCCGCCGGAGAAGTGGCCAGCGCACTGGCGGCTACGGTTTTCCGGCGCGTCCTGGCGGAAGGTGTCGTGTCACCGGCGTCGGCCTTGCGCGAGGCCATCCGCCAGGCGGACGAGGCGGTTTACCGGGATCAGGTGGCCCATCCGGAGCGCCAGGGAATGGGCACGACTCTCAGCGCGCTCCTGCTATCCGGACCGGCGCCGGTAGAGGCCTGGATCGGACACGTGGGCGATAGTCGTGTCTATCGGTACCGGAATCAGAAATTGGACCAATTGACGATCGATCACTCACCGGTTTTCCGGCTCTATCAGAAGGGTCTTCTCTCCAAGGAGCAGGCTCGCCGGCACCCGCACAAGCACATCGTGGAACAGGCGCTGGGGCTGAGCCCTCCGGTCGAGACGGATGTTCTTGCCGTGGACGTCCGAGGCGGAGATCTTTTTCTGCTCTGCACCGATGGTCTGAGCGATCAGGTCGCAGACGATGAGATCGAAGACGTCTGCCGATCCGGATCCGTCCGCGCCATGGCCCGTCATCTGGTGCAAGCCGCCAACTTCAAGGGTGGATTGGACAACGTCTCGGTGGTGCTGGTTCAGATCGGCTGA
- a CDS encoding amidohydrolase family protein encodes MKPNDAHCHFFSRNFVRTLAGERGIRGDDPVADACRILAWDPPGSNRELADRWVAELDRHQVGRAAIIASVPEDEESVAEALDRHPGRFVGFFMVDPTRPAAADRTARAVTELGLRCACLFPGMHGYELSDPRVIGLVERLASVPGTALFIHCGVLTVGARKKLGLPARFDLRYSNPLNVHPLALAYPGLPFILPHFGAGMFREALMLGDLCPNVHLDTSSSNSWIRYSGLTLEQVFARALEILGPDRILFGTDSSFFPRGWQRPVWEQQSRILELLGLDRDDRRKIRSVNFDRIFPPGA; translated from the coding sequence ATGAAGCCGAATGACGCGCATTGCCATTTCTTCTCCCGGAACTTCGTCCGGACGCTGGCTGGAGAGAGAGGGATCCGGGGGGACGACCCCGTGGCCGATGCCTGCCGAATCCTGGCGTGGGACCCGCCCGGTTCCAACCGGGAGTTGGCTGACCGTTGGGTTGCGGAGCTGGATCGCCACCAGGTCGGCCGGGCGGCGATCATCGCAAGTGTCCCGGAAGATGAAGAGTCGGTGGCGGAAGCCTTGGACCGGCATCCCGGGCGCTTTGTCGGCTTCTTCATGGTGGATCCGACGCGGCCCGCGGCCGCAGACCGGACGGCTCGAGCGGTCACGGAGCTGGGGCTCCGCTGCGCCTGCCTGTTTCCCGGAATGCACGGATACGAACTCTCGGACCCGCGGGTGATCGGCCTGGTCGAGCGGCTGGCCTCCGTGCCCGGCACCGCGTTGTTCATTCATTGCGGCGTGCTGACGGTCGGGGCCAGGAAGAAGCTGGGATTGCCGGCCCGGTTCGACCTCCGGTATTCGAATCCCTTGAACGTTCACCCGTTGGCTCTGGCCTATCCAGGTCTGCCGTTCATCCTCCCTCATTTCGGGGCCGGCATGTTCCGCGAGGCCCTCATGCTGGGAGACCTCTGTCCCAATGTCCACCTGGACACGTCCAGCTCCAATTCCTGGATTCGATACTCGGGATTGACCCTGGAGCAGGTCTTCGCCCGCGCCCTCGAGATCCTGGGGCCGGACCGGATTCTGTTTGGAACCGACTCTTCGTTCTTTCCGCGGGGCTGGCAACGTCCGGTCTGGGAGCAGCAGTCGCGGATCTTGGAGCTTCTCGGTCTGGACCGGGACGATCGGCGCAAGATCCGGTCCGTCAATTTCGATCGGATCTTTCCTCCAGGAGCGTGA
- a CDS encoding putative molybdenum carrier protein, with the protein MEGRPNRIVSGGQTGVDRAALDVALELSLGCGGWCPKGRRAEDGPLDNRYPLRETPLRRYGQRTDWNVRDSNGTLILFRTQVDGGTGLTWERARSRGRPCRRVDLDQDPRTAPVMSWIRRHRIRILNVAGPRESSSPGVYDRAKAFLVTLLEERSDRN; encoded by the coding sequence GTGGAAGGACGACCGAATCGAATCGTCTCGGGAGGACAGACGGGAGTCGACCGGGCCGCGCTGGACGTGGCCCTGGAGCTATCGCTCGGTTGCGGCGGATGGTGCCCGAAGGGCCGCCGAGCCGAGGACGGTCCTCTCGATAACCGCTATCCGCTCCGGGAGACGCCCCTCCGGCGATACGGCCAGAGAACCGATTGGAATGTTCGGGATTCGAACGGGACGCTCATCCTTTTCCGAACTCAGGTTGACGGTGGAACGGGGCTCACCTGGGAGCGGGCCCGAAGCCGGGGGCGGCCCTGCCGGCGGGTGGACCTGGACCAGGACCCCCGAACCGCACCGGTCATGAGCTGGATCCGGCGGCACCGGATCCGGATTCTGAACGTGGCGGGTCCCAGGGAGAGCTCCAGCCCTGGCGTCTACGACCGGGCCAAGGCGTTCCTGGTCACGCTCCTGGAGGAAAGATCCGATCGAAATTGA
- the lysC gene encoding lysine-sensitive aspartokinase 3 has translation MIVLKFGGTSVQDTDAVTRAVQVIRRQLPRGEVVVLSAMGKTTNGLLEMARSASSGDIDRAWSIRDGLRDLHLGVARELLSGRRWKSVEGSLSGLFQEMTDIVQGLYLLGETSPRSMDRVASFGERLSTLIFSEVLRENGISAELVDSRDLIRTDGQFTRASVLQELTRSCVRQQLLPRLREGKVIVAPGFIGSTVDGVTTTIGRGGSDYTASLIGAALDAEDIQIWTDVPGVLTADPRIVPDVYKIRAISFAEAAELAYFGAKVLHPSTLVPAIDRDIPVHVCNSRQIDQSGTFISAAPVSSSSPIKSIACKRGITIVNILSTQMLLSYGFLRRIFEVFEAHETVVDVVATSEVNVSLTVDSSQELEAICSDLAEFGEVRVAPDTAIICTVGEEVKETPGIAARIFGALEGINVQMISQGASRINMTFLVAEETMEEAVRLLHDEFFRQPDPELFEPVR, from the coding sequence GTGATCGTACTCAAATTCGGTGGGACCTCAGTTCAGGACACGGACGCGGTGACGCGAGCCGTCCAGGTCATTCGCCGCCAACTGCCCCGGGGCGAGGTCGTGGTCTTGTCCGCCATGGGGAAGACCACCAACGGACTGCTGGAGATGGCTCGAAGTGCCTCGTCCGGGGATATCGACAGGGCCTGGTCGATACGGGACGGCCTGAGGGACCTGCACCTGGGGGTGGCTCGCGAGCTCCTTTCGGGCCGCCGCTGGAAGAGTGTGGAAGGGTCGCTGTCCGGGCTTTTCCAGGAGATGACCGACATCGTCCAGGGACTCTATCTGCTGGGCGAGACCAGTCCCCGGAGCATGGACCGTGTCGCCTCTTTCGGCGAACGTTTGAGCACGCTGATTTTCTCCGAAGTGTTGCGGGAGAATGGAATTTCCGCCGAGCTGGTGGACTCGCGGGATCTGATCCGGACCGACGGCCAATTCACCAGGGCTTCCGTTTTGCAGGAACTCACCCGGAGTTGCGTCCGGCAACAGCTTCTGCCCCGGTTGCGGGAGGGCAAGGTGATCGTCGCGCCGGGATTCATCGGCTCCACGGTCGATGGGGTCACGACCACCATCGGGCGGGGAGGGTCCGATTACACGGCCTCCCTGATCGGCGCCGCGCTGGATGCGGAAGATATCCAGATCTGGACCGACGTTCCGGGCGTCCTCACCGCCGACCCCCGAATCGTTCCGGACGTCTACAAGATTCGGGCCATCTCCTTCGCGGAAGCAGCCGAGCTGGCCTATTTCGGGGCCAAGGTGCTCCATCCCAGCACGCTGGTGCCGGCCATCGACCGGGACATCCCCGTGCATGTCTGCAACTCCAGGCAGATCGACCAGTCGGGAACCTTCATTTCCGCGGCCCCCGTCTCCTCTTCCAGTCCCATCAAGTCCATCGCCTGCAAACGGGGCATCACCATCGTCAACATCCTGTCCACCCAGATGCTGCTCTCCTATGGCTTCCTGCGCCGGATCTTCGAGGTGTTCGAGGCCCACGAAACGGTGGTGGACGTGGTGGCCACATCCGAGGTCAACGTCTCCCTGACCGTCGATTCCTCTCAGGAACTGGAGGCGATCTGCAGCGACCTGGCGGAGTTCGGCGAGGTCCGGGTCGCGCCCGACACGGCCATCATCTGCACCGTGGGAGAAGAGGTGAAGGAGACCCCCGGGATTGCGGCCCGGATCTTCGGGGCTCTGGAAGGGATCAACGTGCAGATGATCTCCCAGGGAGCGTCGCGCATCAACATGACATTTCTGGTTGCGGAGGAGACAATGGAGGAGGCCGTCCGGCTGCTCCACGACGAGTTCTTCCGACAGCCGGACCCGGAGTTGTTCGAGCCCGTACGGTAA
- a CDS encoding dihydrodipicolinate reductase, with amino-acid sequence MNITLIGYGKMGRAVEAAAREAGDEVVYWMDIDENPLEAGFSGDWIARTDVLMDFSTPHIVPMNVANAVRSGIPIVVGTTGWYDQIDKVRDTVVQGGGACVWAGNFSLGVQIFFQLTRRAGEMFSRFEEYDPYLVETHHVQKLDAPSGTAITMEKILGECYGRPVNAVSVRAGFFPGIHVAGFDSAVDTIKLEHQARSRDGFARGALFAGRWIQGKQGFHAFEDAVFGEQND; translated from the coding sequence ATGAACATCACGTTGATCGGCTACGGAAAGATGGGAAGGGCGGTGGAGGCGGCCGCCCGGGAGGCGGGCGACGAGGTCGTCTACTGGATGGACATCGACGAGAATCCGTTGGAGGCGGGTTTCTCAGGCGATTGGATCGCCCGAACCGATGTCCTCATGGACTTCTCGACTCCGCACATCGTTCCCATGAACGTGGCGAATGCGGTCCGTAGCGGAATTCCCATCGTTGTGGGCACGACCGGCTGGTATGACCAGATCGATAAAGTCCGGGACACGGTGGTCCAGGGCGGCGGCGCCTGTGTCTGGGCGGGCAACTTCAGCCTCGGAGTGCAGATCTTCTTTCAACTGACCCGCCGCGCCGGCGAGATGTTCTCCAGGTTCGAGGAATACGATCCCTACCTGGTGGAGACCCATCACGTCCAGAAGCTGGACGCGCCGTCCGGCACCGCCATCACCATGGAAAAGATCCTGGGCGAGTGTTACGGCCGTCCGGTGAACGCCGTCAGCGTCCGGGCGGGATTTTTCCCCGGGATCCACGTCGCCGGGTTCGACTCGGCGGTGGATACCATCAAGCTGGAGCACCAGGCGCGCAGCCGCGACGGTTTCGCCCGGGGCGCTCTGTTCGCCGGCCGGTGGATCCAGGGCAAGCAGGGCTTCCATGCTTTCGAGGATGCCGTTTTCGGAGAGCAAAATGATTGA
- the dapA gene encoding 4-hydroxy-tetrahydrodipicolinate synthase, whose product MIELKGCGTALVTPFTSHRDVDVDAYRKLVEWQIESGIDFLVPCGTTGESVTLTEEEYAYVIQVCVETASGAVPVVAGAGTNDTRYARQLAYGAQEDGADAILSVTPYYNKPTPEGIFRHFSEIVRDLDVPLVFYNVPGRTGTNIPVDTQLRLAGVDDIVGVKEASGNLDQIMDLLRRRPDGFLVFSGDDSLAFPMACLGAEGVISVASNVIPAEMSRMMALVREGELAEARALHHRYLNLMNLNFVESNPIPVKYALARMGRLTESYRLPLCPMAAGNKEKMDRELDRLELCHVASH is encoded by the coding sequence ATGATTGAACTGAAAGGCTGTGGAACCGCCCTGGTCACCCCCTTCACATCTCATCGTGATGTGGATGTGGACGCGTACCGCAAGTTGGTGGAGTGGCAGATCGAGTCGGGAATCGACTTTCTGGTGCCCTGCGGGACCACCGGCGAGAGCGTCACCCTGACTGAGGAGGAGTATGCATATGTCATTCAGGTCTGCGTGGAGACGGCGTCGGGAGCGGTTCCGGTGGTGGCCGGAGCGGGGACCAACGATACCCGTTATGCTCGCCAACTGGCGTATGGCGCTCAGGAAGACGGCGCGGACGCCATCCTCTCGGTGACTCCCTATTACAACAAGCCGACCCCCGAGGGAATTTTCCGCCATTTTTCCGAAATCGTCCGTGACTTGGACGTCCCCTTGGTGTTCTACAACGTCCCGGGGCGGACCGGCACCAACATTCCGGTGGATACCCAGCTCCGCCTGGCCGGAGTGGACGACATCGTGGGGGTCAAGGAGGCCAGCGGGAACCTGGATCAGATCATGGACCTGCTGAGGCGAAGGCCCGACGGGTTCCTGGTCTTTTCGGGTGATGACAGCCTGGCCTTTCCCATGGCCTGCCTGGGCGCGGAAGGGGTCATCTCCGTGGCCAGCAACGTGATCCCGGCGGAGATGTCCCGAATGATGGCCCTGGTCCGGGAAGGGGAACTGGCCGAGGCGCGCGCCCTGCACCACCGCTATCTCAATCTCATGAACCTCAATTTTGTGGAGTCCAACCCCATCCCGGTCAAATACGCCCTGGCGCGGATGGGCCGCCTGACCGAATCCTACCGATTGCCCCTCTGCCCCATGGCCGCGGGGAACAAGGAGAAGATGGACCGGGAGCTGGACCGCCTCGAGTTGTGCCATGTCGCAAGCCATTGA
- a CDS encoding 2,3,4,5-tetrahydropyridine-2,6-dicarboxylate N-succinyltransferase, with the protein MSQAIERLFEAEEFTPQDRVALDAFLDDLDAGRVRAAEKVDGEWRVNGWVKKGILAGFRMGVLSDVSINDGFRYFDKDTFPLKRFSLDSGVRIVPGGSSIRRGCHVAAGVTCMPPMYINAGAYVDEGTMVDSHALVGSCAQIGKRVHLSAGCQIGGVLEPVGALPVIVEDDALVGGNTGVYEGTIVGRESVLAAGVILTGSTPVYDLVQETVYRSAPGAPLKIPSGAVVVPGSRPVREGFGRQHGLSLYAPVIVKYRDLKTEGSVQLEDLLR; encoded by the coding sequence ATGTCGCAAGCCATTGAGCGCCTTTTCGAAGCTGAAGAATTCACTCCCCAGGATCGAGTTGCCCTGGACGCCTTTCTGGACGACCTGGATGCGGGACGGGTCCGGGCGGCCGAGAAGGTGGACGGAGAATGGAGAGTCAACGGCTGGGTCAAGAAGGGAATACTCGCCGGGTTCCGGATGGGGGTTCTCAGCGACGTCTCCATCAACGACGGGTTTCGTTACTTCGACAAGGACACGTTTCCCCTGAAGCGGTTCTCGCTTGACTCGGGTGTGCGCATCGTGCCGGGAGGGTCGTCGATCCGCCGCGGTTGCCATGTGGCGGCGGGGGTGACCTGCATGCCTCCCATGTACATCAACGCCGGCGCCTACGTGGACGAGGGGACCATGGTCGATTCCCATGCGCTGGTCGGATCTTGCGCCCAGATCGGGAAGCGGGTCCATCTGAGCGCCGGATGCCAGATCGGCGGCGTGCTGGAGCCGGTGGGCGCGCTGCCGGTGATCGTGGAGGACGACGCCCTGGTGGGTGGCAACACCGGCGTCTACGAGGGGACCATCGTCGGGCGGGAGTCGGTCCTGGCCGCGGGAGTCATACTGACGGGCTCGACGCCGGTCTACGATCTGGTGCAAGAGACGGTCTACCGGTCCGCGCCGGGTGCTCCTCTCAAGATTCCATCCGGAGCCGTGGTGGTGCCTGGATCGCGACCCGTCCGCGAAGGCTTCGGGAGGCAACACGGCCTGTCCCTGTATGCTCCGGTGATCGTCAAGTACCGGGATTTGAAGACCGAGGGGTCGGTCCAACTCGAAGACCTGCTTCGTTAG
- a CDS encoding pyridoxal phosphate-dependent aminotransferase codes for MSPRFAQRLDGIEISMIRQIMSRAAGCVNLGLGEPEFPDPPRVRQQARRVLEGGRIGYSPNAGVPELCRRVHEYHGGRDGHTVCVTNGSQEALFDVVFALAGPGDEVLVPNPGYVTYPTAVRLAGATPVPYPLRSRDGFRLDLEELEALVSPRTRALILNTPSNPTGRSLTLEQLQGAARLAEENDLVLVSDEIYRETYHGSPPPSVLDATDAAVVICGFSKAAAMTGWRLGWACGPQAIIDKVTVLHQNTSICASTLTQRAALALFTLEGRDEIERMRQRMARNCRFTCRWLDRRMEQAFVPPDGAFYVMVSVEETGLDSLSASLELLRDRVATIPGAAFGSEGEGYLRLSFACRPESLKKGLRRFETGINRLVQNRT; via the coding sequence ATGAGTCCCAGATTCGCCCAACGCCTGGACGGCATTGAGATCTCGATGATCCGCCAGATCATGTCCCGGGCCGCGGGCTGCGTGAACCTGGGACTGGGGGAGCCGGAGTTTCCGGATCCTCCACGGGTCCGGCAGCAGGCGCGCCGGGTGTTGGAAGGTGGACGGATCGGCTACTCTCCCAACGCCGGGGTCCCCGAGCTTTGCCGGCGGGTCCACGAGTACCACGGTGGCCGCGACGGTCATACGGTCTGCGTGACCAACGGGAGCCAGGAGGCCCTGTTTGACGTGGTGTTCGCCCTGGCGGGGCCGGGGGACGAGGTGCTGGTTCCCAATCCGGGATACGTCACCTACCCCACGGCGGTCCGTTTGGCCGGAGCCACGCCGGTCCCTTACCCCTTGCGGTCCCGCGACGGATTCCGTTTGGATCTGGAAGAGCTTGAGGCCCTGGTCTCACCTCGAACCCGGGCATTGATACTCAACACGCCTTCCAATCCCACGGGCCGGAGCCTCACATTGGAACAACTCCAGGGTGCGGCGCGTCTGGCCGAAGAGAACGATCTGGTGCTCGTCAGCGACGAGATCTACCGGGAGACCTACCACGGATCGCCGCCGCCGTCGGTTCTGGATGCGACGGATGCCGCCGTCGTCATCTGCGGGTTCTCCAAGGCAGCCGCCATGACCGGATGGCGCCTGGGCTGGGCATGCGGACCCCAGGCCATCATCGACAAGGTGACCGTGCTCCACCAGAACACCTCCATCTGTGCGTCCACGTTGACCCAGAGAGCGGCTCTGGCGTTGTTCACGCTGGAGGGCAGGGACGAGATCGAGCGGATGCGCCAACGAATGGCGCGAAATTGCCGATTCACCTGCCGTTGGCTCGACCGGCGGATGGAACAGGCTTTCGTTCCGCCCGACGGGGCCTTCTACGTCATGGTCTCGGTTGAGGAAACGGGTCTCGACAGCCTCTCGGCGAGTCTGGAGCTGCTCCGGGACAGGGTGGCCACGATTCCCGGCGCCGCCTTCGGGTCCGAGGGAGAAGGTTACCTGAGGCTTTCGTTCGCCTGTCGGCCCGAATCGCTCAAGAAAGGGCTCCGGCGGTTCGAAACGGGAATCAACCGGCTCGTGCAGAATCGGACCTGA
- a CDS encoding SAM-dependent chlorinase/fluorinase yields the protein MAFPPIITFSSDFGSSGPYVGAVKGAILKICPRARIVDISHEISSHNILEAAFNLACSYSYFPAGTIHLAVVDPGVGSERRGIVVATDRYRFVGPDNGLFTLVYRREKVKQVVSIESERHCRETVSATFHGRDVFGPAAAWLACGTEPEQLGPEIMDWQELPLTLLQREEPGRIGGVVLQVDRFGNVITSVHDRELRDLLGYEPVLVEFWAGGRRISRRCRTYAEAPEGELVYLKGSSGYYEIAISEGSAARVLGLKVGGRVQIRVR from the coding sequence ATGGCGTTTCCACCCATCATCACCTTCAGCAGCGATTTCGGGAGCAGTGGTCCGTACGTCGGCGCGGTCAAGGGCGCCATCCTGAAGATCTGCCCCCGAGCCCGAATCGTGGACATCAGCCACGAGATCTCCTCTCACAACATTCTCGAGGCCGCGTTCAATCTGGCTTGCAGTTATTCCTACTTTCCGGCCGGGACCATTCACCTGGCAGTGGTGGACCCGGGCGTAGGGTCCGAGCGGCGAGGCATCGTGGTCGCCACCGACCGGTACCGCTTCGTGGGTCCGGACAACGGCCTCTTCACGCTGGTCTACCGGCGGGAGAAGGTGAAACAGGTCGTCTCCATCGAGTCGGAACGGCATTGCCGGGAGACGGTGTCGGCCACCTTCCACGGCCGGGACGTCTTCGGCCCCGCCGCGGCCTGGCTGGCCTGCGGTACGGAGCCGGAGCAACTGGGACCGGAGATCATGGATTGGCAAGAACTGCCGCTCACCCTGCTGCAACGGGAGGAGCCCGGCCGAATCGGCGGAGTGGTCCTGCAGGTCGACCGGTTCGGGAACGTCATCACCAGCGTCCACGATCGCGAGCTTCGGGACCTCCTGGGCTACGAGCCGGTGTTGGTGGAGTTTTGGGCTGGAGGCCGAAGAATCAGCCGGCGTTGCCGCACCTACGCCGAGGCGCCGGAGGGAGAGCTCGTCTACCTGAAGGGGAGCAGCGGGTACTACGAGATCGCGATCTCGGAGGGGTCGGCAGCCCGGGTTCTGGGGCTGAAGGTGGGAGGCCGGGTCCAGATCAGGGTTCGCTAG
- a CDS encoding iron-sulfur cluster assembly scaffold protein: MYSEKARELIRELPNRGSLAGATHTARAENPVCGDITHLYLKLNQDVVVDSRFETYGCPAAIAASAAVTQMCRNLRSGECREITAESILNYLGGLPSHKLHAADLAADALRKALQSSEP; encoded by the coding sequence GTGTACAGCGAGAAGGCCAGAGAGCTCATTCGTGAACTCCCCAACCGGGGAAGTCTCGCCGGCGCCACCCATACGGCCCGAGCCGAAAACCCGGTCTGCGGCGACATCACCCATCTCTACCTGAAGCTGAACCAGGACGTCGTGGTGGACAGCCGCTTCGAGACCTATGGATGCCCGGCCGCAATCGCCGCCTCGGCGGCGGTCACCCAAATGTGCCGGAATCTCCGGAGTGGGGAGTGCCGGGAAATCACGGCCGAATCGATCCTGAACTACTTGGGAGGGTTGCCTTCCCACAAGCTGCACGCCGCGGACCTGGCTGCGGACGCCCTTCGCAAAGCATTGCAGTCTAGCGAACCCTGA
- the nifS gene encoding cysteine desulfurase NifS, with the protein MRRVYLDNNATTRMDPRVLEAMSPHFLQDFGNASSIHEFGQQAREAVETARQAVADLIGCLPKEIVFTSGGTESDNTALRGIAAGHSAKGRHLVTTTIEHPAVLRTMEQLEEEGFRVTYLPVDRQGLIRLEDLHAAVREDTILISIMHANNETGAIQDLRAVGRLAREKGILFHSDAVQSAGKIPVDVNDLGVDLLSLSAHKIHGPKGAGALYIRHGVEMMSLLLGGSHERGRRGGTENVPGIVGLGKAAALAKDGLADFDHRVRSLRDRLETGLLERIPQARINGSTLRRMPHTTNLSFRGVEGEALLISLDLQGIAVSTGAACSSGSLEPSHVLKAMGFQNRRVESALRLSLSRLTTEKEITTALDVLPSTVQRMRELSPLYRESRNRVQREGQRAHS; encoded by the coding sequence GTGAGGCGGGTCTACCTGGACAACAACGCCACGACGCGAATGGACCCCCGGGTCCTGGAGGCCATGTCGCCCCACTTTCTCCAGGACTTCGGCAACGCCTCGTCGATTCACGAATTCGGCCAGCAGGCGCGCGAAGCCGTGGAGACGGCTCGGCAGGCGGTGGCCGACCTCATCGGCTGCCTGCCCAAGGAGATCGTCTTCACCAGCGGTGGGACCGAGTCGGACAACACCGCCCTCCGGGGAATCGCCGCCGGCCACTCCGCAAAGGGGCGCCATCTCGTCACCACCACCATCGAGCATCCCGCGGTCCTGAGGACCATGGAGCAGTTGGAGGAGGAAGGATTCCGGGTGACCTATCTGCCGGTGGACCGCCAGGGGTTGATCCGGCTCGAGGACCTGCACGCCGCGGTTCGTGAGGACACGATCCTCATCTCCATCATGCATGCCAACAACGAGACCGGAGCGATTCAGGACCTGCGCGCGGTGGGGCGGTTGGCCAGGGAAAAGGGAATCCTCTTTCATTCCGACGCGGTCCAGTCGGCGGGCAAGATTCCCGTGGACGTGAACGACCTTGGCGTGGACCTGCTTTCACTTTCGGCCCACAAGATCCACGGTCCCAAGGGAGCCGGGGCCCTCTACATCCGCCACGGGGTGGAGATGATGTCTCTGCTCCTGGGCGGTTCCCATGAACGGGGACGGCGGGGAGGCACCGAGAACGTGCCGGGCATCGTCGGATTGGGCAAGGCGGCCGCCCTGGCGAAGGACGGCCTCGCGGATTTCGACCACCGGGTTCGATCTCTGCGGGACCGGCTGGAGACGGGACTCCTGGAGCGCATACCCCAGGCCAGGATCAATGGATCGACGCTGCGAAGGATGCCCCACACCACCAACCTGAGTTTTCGAGGCGTCGAGGGAGAGGCCCTGCTCATTTCACTGGACCTCCAGGGAATCGCCGTCTCTACCGGCGCGGCCTGCTCCTCGGGATCGTTGGAGCCTTCCCACGTGCTGAAGGCCATGGGGTTCCAGAACCGGCGGGTGGAGAGCGCGCTTCGGCTCAGCCTCAGCCGGTTGACGACCGAGAAAGAGATCACGACGGCTCTGGACGTGCTCCCCAGCACCGTGCAGAGGATGAGGGAACTCTCCCCACTCTACCGGGAAAGTCGAAACCGTGTACAGCGAGAAGGCCAGAGAGCTCATTCGTGA
- a CDS encoding Hsp20/alpha crystallin family protein has translation MHLTRVTPFAGFDGLHRLMDNFLRDTRFLAPAGSDEVHPVRRPISDVYETGESLVFTMELPGFDKSEIEVNVNSDYLQVKGERKAQEKEDRTYRQAQRWHGRFQRSFRLPRHGLDREKVSAELKNGVLSISIAKLKPAKPKQIAVRVS, from the coding sequence ATGCATCTCACAAGAGTAACGCCATTCGCAGGGTTCGACGGATTGCACCGGTTGATGGACAATTTCCTTCGGGACACCCGTTTCCTGGCTCCTGCCGGAAGTGACGAAGTCCACCCCGTGCGCCGGCCCATCTCGGACGTGTACGAGACCGGAGAAAGCCTGGTTTTCACCATGGAGCTGCCCGGATTCGACAAGAGCGAGATCGAGGTCAACGTCAACAGCGACTATCTGCAGGTCAAGGGCGAGCGCAAGGCCCAGGAGAAGGAGGATCGCACCTACCGCCAGGCCCAAAGGTGGCACGGCCGGTTCCAGCGTTCCTTCCGGCTTCCCCGCCACGGACTGGATCGGGAGAAGGTCTCGGCCGAGCTGAAGAACGGAGTTCTCAGCATCTCCATCGCCAAGCTCAAGCCGGCGAAGCCCAAGCAGATCGCGGTCCGGGTCAGCTGA
- a CDS encoding type II toxin-antitoxin system prevent-host-death family antitoxin, producing the protein MRTVSMHEAKMHLSRLVQAAANGEPFIIARDGKPLVKVVAVETPDHGTVSRIGFLAGRISVPPDFDLIGADETGTLFEGEHDGDRESK; encoded by the coding sequence ATGCGGACTGTCAGTATGCACGAAGCGAAGATGCACCTTTCCCGTCTCGTACAGGCTGCCGCCAATGGCGAGCCGTTTATCATCGCCCGTGACGGCAAGCCGCTGGTCAAAGTCGTCGCGGTAGAGACGCCGGATCACGGAACAGTGTCCCGAATAGGGTTTTTGGCCGGTAGAATCTCGGTGCCGCCCGACTTCGACCTTATAGGCGCTGACGAGACCGGGACATTGTTCGAAGGTGAGCATGACGGCGATCGTGAGAGTAAGTGA